GGTATGTTCTCTGCCCAAGCTCAAATTGGCCAACTAGTTCAACAAGGGGATATCCTTGGTAATATCAACGGTGTAAATGTCTACGCACCTATTTCGGGATTATTGCGCGGGTTAATTCATTCCGGACTCATAGTTGACCGTGGGATGAAATTAGGTGATATTGACCCCCGAGGTGAAGCAGTTTCAATATTTCAAATTTCTGATAGAGCTAGAACGATCGGTGATGGAGTTTTGCGAGCAATCAACTTAAATCTGTAACTCACATTCCGCCTAAGTTTGATAGTAGTTCATTTTCCGACTTTTTATCGCATTAATACGAGATTGATTTATTATGGGTACTCTTCGTGGAAGGATAAAGGGTTTTATCTGGAATGAGAAATTAAACCTTTCTTTTGCTTAATCAAACCTGATTTATTAGTGAATACGTTCATAATATTCTTCTCGTTTTCGACGGTAATACTAAATTTAGGTTCGGTGAGGTATATTTTCCATCGGTTTTTACTATGCTCTTTTAAATACGGTGCAGAATCTAGAAAGTCAATGATAATGGCTTCTTCTTTATCTTCGCAACGCCGCAGAACTCGGCCAACCCTTTGAAGAGCGCGAGTTTCGGACCTCCCCCCACTAGCGAGAATTAACGCATTCAGATTAGGAACATCGAGTCCTTCATCGGCTAACGTAGTCGCAATGACAAGATTAATATTTTTTAACCGTAATTCGTTCCAAATATGGTTACGTTTTTGCATCGGAATCGTACCGTGGACAAACGTTGCTTCTGGAAGTAATCGAAGAAGCAGTTTCCCATGTTCAACCTGTTGAACCAAAATAAGAACGCTTAGCCCTTGGTTAAGCAATAGCCGTGCTTTTTTTGCGATTAATTTATTTCGAAATTTATTGTGAACGATTTCATTCTGATAGATGGTTGAATAGTCAAACGATTTATAGTTGGTATTGTTTGAAGGAACCGGAATAAAATATATTCGAGGCGGGACCAGATACTTTTCGTCAATTAACATAGAAGCATTAATTTTAATAATTTTCTCGCCTAGCGCAGCTTCAATAAGCAAGTCATGTCCATCTGCCCGATATGGAGTAGCACTCAACCCGTAACGGAACTCAGCTCGTTTCGTCTGCATGGCTATAGAATAACAGGTATCAGAGGGAATATGATGACATTCATCGAAAAATACAACCGGGTACGATTCAATCATTTGGATAATTGCGTCACGGTTTGCAGTAATATCGGTTTTATCGTCTTCATCTTCTTCGTCAAATTGATGGTATTCACCACCGAGCGCGCGAATTGAGGTTTGGATTGTTGCAACTGTAATCGGCAGCAAATTGATAATTCCGTCACCCAGTTGACCAATAGGTATGCCGAATTGATGGTGGAAAAAATCCCGAATTTGATACAGTAATTCACGCGTGTGAACGAAAAAGATAGTCGGTCGGTTTAATTCAGCTATGATACCAGCAGCAACCATAGTTTTACCAGAACCGGTTGCCATTTCAATGATTCCGCGTTTAGCAACGAGCGCTTTTTGAATTGCTAGAAGTTGATATTTTCGAATATTCTCTTTTGATTTGAAAGATAAATTTAAACTCGGTGAACTGCTGATTCTTTCGTCGACTATAAGGTAGTTGATTTGATGGGCGTCAAGAATTTTTAATATTTTTTTTAGTAGACCGGTTGGAAATTGGTAGGTTCGTTTATTAAATAAATGCCGTTTTCCATCCCAAACACCCTCTATATATTTCGGATTATATTCCGATCCACTGAGTCGAAACGAGGTTGCTGCTTCGATTTGATTAAACGGAATTGATGCACCAGATAGTGTGGTATATATATGGTTGATTTTTACCCGCAAATTAGTTTGAATCCAATCTTTCCGATAGAGATGAAATATCTGCGGGTCTATCTGCGATGGATGAAGTGAACCAATTCGTATCAGGTCAGGAAGATGAATCAGATGTACTTCCCAACGTTTCTTTTCATGATTCCATCGTCGGTTTTCTAAAGCTCGAATCTGATCAACGATAGCCTGATTAAACTGAAATCGAACCCCTAAATAATCATTATCAATCAACCAAATTTCCATACAATAAGTTGTTAGGTTTACTGCTCAAATTTTTTCAGAGACTTATAACTAAATACCTACAACTGACATTGATAATCACTACATATAAATTCGTTTATTCAACCTACCGACAGAACAAACTATTTCGTAAGATATTGTTGAAGCCCATTCTGCTACTTCATCAATTCGGATACAATTTCGCTTTTGCTTGCCGAATAAGACCACTTCATCACCAACCTGTGCTTGTGGAACAGCAGAAATGTCTGTCATAAATTGATCCATACATATTCTACCAACGATTGGGACTCGTTTACCATGAACCAGCACTTCACCACGGTTGGATAATAACCGCGGATATCCATTACGATAACCAGCACTAATCGTTGCAATTATTGTTGGTTTATTAGTAATATAAGTTTTCCCGTAGCTAATTGTCCGTCCGGCTTTACATCGTTTAATATAAATGATTCGCGATTTTAATGTCATTGCTTCCTGTAATGTTGCCAACCGCTGCATCGAGATGG
This genomic interval from bacterium contains the following:
- a CDS encoding DEAD/DEAH box helicase gives rise to the protein MEIWLIDNDYLGVRFQFNQAIVDQIRALENRRWNHEKKRWEVHLIHLPDLIRIGSLHPSQIDPQIFHLYRKDWIQTNLRVKINHIYTTLSGASIPFNQIEAATSFRLSGSEYNPKYIEGVWDGKRHLFNKRTYQFPTGLLKKILKILDAHQINYLIVDERISSSPSLNLSFKSKENIRKYQLLAIQKALVAKRGIIEMATGSGKTMVAAGIIAELNRPTIFFVHTRELLYQIRDFFHHQFGIPIGQLGDGIINLLPITVATIQTSIRALGGEYHQFDEEDEDDKTDITANRDAIIQMIESYPVVFFDECHHIPSDTCYSIAMQTKRAEFRYGLSATPYRADGHDLLIEAALGEKIIKINASMLIDEKYLVPPRIYFIPVPSNNTNYKSFDYSTIYQNEIVHNKFRNKLIAKKARLLLNQGLSVLILVQQVEHGKLLLRLLPEATFVHGTIPMQKRNHIWNELRLKNINLVIATTLADEGLDVPNLNALILASGGRSETRALQRVGRVLRRCEDKEEAIIIDFLDSAPYLKEHSKNRWKIYLTEPKFSITVENEKNIMNVFTNKSGLIKQKKGLISHSR